In Trichoderma atroviride chromosome 2, complete sequence, one DNA window encodes the following:
- a CDS encoding uncharacterized protein (EggNog:ENOG41), whose product MNTAAHSSASSDQDATMVQSNGSGYNNDHWASISPYSQSPYGNSPLNEYGATFGGYISHGLPSESLNRMPPPILSTPSQSTTHQMIHPAPIMGHHQLPMLNTQWPSQLTNPTPSGSYSAPPLSIAPASSLPPVDPPPRPLVHHEKARKTLSAEQKRAMCQYHEENPGTRQADIGAKFGVERSTVSKVLRHKEQYLKRDPEPDGAALKRLKGKHPDFDRTLSNYVRRQQQRGFEVKDDDIMEQARLFARASGNQEAVLTNINSNWLLKFKQKHGIGAGRLMRRASETNIPDSMIMSAAIPRFPGDKAAHTISPVSPTHRLSPLSASRSEEDLQAEGHDFDFQYRHAGSHSSTSLASDLKDTSVSFSETINPTAAFHFTPDPNVGAFQDSLHIQPAAPDFQHRGKRSNTFPSLNIDCLNQNASTGPLTPRHSAVTASSAIESPTNDFRSNPFTLDTTISPPPALRRSSSNSSIAARTNNNSANASSVSSNTADSSPTSPTPEDARRAAETLLSYLHHMTPNGPFDKSEYATIVQLTKKLQIHQHQTTRPSIGGLSRIPESDDGEVQSMTEPTIVET is encoded by the exons ATGAACACCGCTGCTCACAGCTCTGCCAGCTCAGACCAGGACGCTACCATGGTGCAGAGCAACGGATCTGGATATAACAATGACCACTGGGCCAGTATCAGTCCTTATAGCCAAAGCCCTTATGGAAACAGCCCTTTGAATGAATATGGCGCCACGTTTGGCGGATATATATCGCACGGGCTACCATCCGAATCGCTCAACAGGATGCCTCCGCCCATTCTTTCAACTCCTTCTCAATCTACAACGCATCAAATGATACATCCTGCACCCATCATGGGCCACCATCAACTGCCGATGTTAAACACTCAATGGCCGAGTCAGTTAACGAACCCTACGCCTTCGGGAAGCTACTCTGCTCCTCCGCTGTCCATCGCACCGGCATCTAGTCTGCCTCCGGTTGacccgccgccaaggccccTTGTGCATCACGAGAAGGCGAGAAAGACTTTGAGCGCGGAGCAGAAACGGGCCATGTGTCAATACCATGAAGAAAATCCAGGCACTCGGCAGGCAGATATTGGCGCCAAATTTGGCGTCGAGAGAAG CACCGTTTCCAAAGTCTTGAGACACAAAGAGCAGTATTTGAAGCGAGACCCGGAGCCTGATGGAGCAGCACTCAAACGTTTGAAAGGAAAGCATCCTGATTTTGATCGAACGCTCAGCAACTATGTTCGGCGACAGCAGCAACGCGGCTTTGAAGTCAAAGATGACGACATTATGGAACAAGCCCGGCTGTTTGCTCGGGCCAGCGGCAACCAAGAAGCAGTGTTAACgaacatcaacagcaactGGCTCCTCAAATTCAAGCAAAAGCACGGAATAGGGGCTGGGCGGCTGATGCGTCGAGCATCCGAGACGAACATTCCAGACAGTATGATCATGTCTGCAGCTATTCCACGCTTCCCAGGAGATAAAGCGGCCCATACAATCTCTCCCGTCTCTCCCACTCATCGGCTCTCGCCTCTTTCTGCTAGCCGTAGCGAGGAGGACTTGCAGGCTGAAGGACACGACTTCGACTTCCAGTACAGACATGCTGGGTCTCATTCTTCTACTTCACTAGCAAGCGACTTGAAAGACACGAGTGTTTCGTTTTCTGAGACGATTAACCCAACTGCAGCTTTCCATTTCACACCTGACCCTAACGTGGGAGCGTTTCAAGACAGTCTCCATATACAACCTGCAGCCCCTGATTTCCAGCACCGCGGAAAGAGAAGCAACACTTTCCCATCCCTCAATATCGATTGCCTAAATCAAAACGCAAGCACAGGCCCGCTGACCCCTCGACACTCTGCCGtcacagcatcttcagcaatcGAATCGCCGACAAACGACTTTCGAAGCAATCCTTTCACGCTTGACACCACGATAtcgccaccaccagccttacgccgcagcagcagcaactcaAGCATTGCCGCTCGAACAAACAACAACTCTGCAAACGCTAGTTCTGTATCATCAAACACTGCTGATTCTTCGCCAACTTCCCCAACACCAGAGGACGCTAGACGTGCCGCGGAAACACTACTGAGCTACCTTCACCACATGACCCCAAATGGCCCGTTTGATAAAAGCGAATACGCCACCATCGTTCAACTTACGAAAAAACTACAAATACACCAGCACCAAACAACACGTCCTTCTATAGGAGGACTGTCAAGGATCCCCGAGAGTGACGACGGAGAAGTCCAGTCAATGACGGAGCCTACGATTGTGGAAACATGA
- a CDS encoding uncharacterized protein (EggNog:ENOG41~TransMembrane:1 (o316-339i)), with protein sequence MTAASTASAPLAPARAPTTPRPKHAASSPPPEAGAVADRRSNRPGPVDPLSDRATLSLIRRTLCPQELGDKGRDAQRPIEELLPPLTSRNDVDLQLYALLAIIMREFVQSWYGKITTDETFVPEILHIIAHCTTALEQRFRKLDMESLLLDEIPELLDRHATARRVASRAALQPSVEADARDVYHSILPLPFLSPVPRAGDASSVRLQKDNEATYRQLLVQAVLAILLPTEDLENPCLTALVEQILSELIIGNVIAGKASQPWLLYEAICIAAKSLDEQKARAKTRIVSGKDQPSPLLSDLGQDADKSPKWTAQGVFVLAIHLGILLFNAVRFMVVTLADSMSLPPRTALHLDEEAADEVQNDKQPSPPTDTDLTPAKVPVLAFKLWACFGNLIELEDRKPWLGGFISLLQTAAVNGPWRIAGLDGPLDRLLSHHIQSLFDPSHLPPLLRSLRGALFPNNSPGSSSLAAPQSEEELLALRRRAARAIRGLLPTSVARVYFGGRLWRLGGLLGFGDNFGRSSAAVDREDDERVVDELAGLLDVVGDEYCNKHLMYSVLELVLVRLMPELSEKGVVELWEERLG encoded by the exons ATgaccgccgcctccaccgccTCCGCGCCTCTCGCTCCCGCCAGAGCCCCGACGACGCCGCGACCCAAGCATGCCGCCTCCTCTCCGCCCCCCGAGGCCGGTGCCGTGGCAGATCGCCGGAGCAACCGTCCCGGACCGGTCGACCCGCTGTCTGATCGGGCCACGCTGAGCCTCATCCGCCGGACGCTGTGCCCTCAAGAGCTGGGCGACAAGGGCAGAGATGCCCAGCGGCCGatcgaggagctgctgccgccgctgacgAGCCGCAACGATGTTGATCTGCAGCTGTACGCCTtgctcgccatcatcatgcgCGAGTTTGTGCAGAGCTGGTACGGCAAGATCACCACGGATGAAACGTTTGTGCCGGAGATCCTGCACATCATCGCCCACTGCACCACGGCACTGGAGCAACGGTTTAGGAAACTGGACATGGAGAGCCTGCTCTTGGACGAGATCccagagctgctcgacaGACATGCTACAG CTCGTCGTGTGGCCTCTCGAGCTGCTCTGCAACCCTCGGTCGAAGCTGATGCCCGAGACGTCTACCACTCCATTTTGCCCCTGCCCTTTCTTTCACCCGTGCCTCGCGCAGGTGATGCATCATCTGTGAGGCTACAGAAGGACAACGAAGCAACGTATCGCCAGCTGCTGGTCCAGGCCGTCCTAGCCATCCTGCTCCCGACTGAGGATTTGGAGAACCCTTGCTTGACTGCCCTTGTGGAGCAAATCCTTTCGGAGCTAATCATCGGCAATGTTATCGCTGGCAAAGCATCCCAACCATGGCTTCTCTACGAAGCCATCTGTATCGCCGCAAAGTCGCTGGATGAGCAGAAAGCTAGGGCAAAGACAAGGATCGTGTCCGGAAAAGACCAACCATCACCATTGTTATCGgaccttggccaagatgcgGACAAGTCTCCAAAGTGGACGGCCCAAGGGGTCTTTGTGTTGGCTATTCACCTGGGCATCCTCCTTTTCAACGCAGTTAGATTCATGGTGGTCACCTTGGCGGACTCCATGTCGTTGCCGCCTCGGACGGCGCTTCATCTCGATGAGGAAGCCGCAGATGAGGTTCAAAACGACAAgcagccatcaccaccaacgGATACGGACCTCACTCCGGCTAAAGTACCTGTGCTAGCTTTCAAACTGTGGGCTTGTTTTGGAAACTTGATTGAGCTGGAGGACAGGAAGCCCTGGCTGGGTGGCTTCATATCATTATTACAGACTGCCGCCGTCAACGGGCCATGGCGAATTGCGGGGCTCGATGGTCCCCTCGACAG ACTCCTCTCGCACCACATTCAATCTCTCTTCGACCCCTCTCATCTACCACCCCTCCTTCGGTCGCTCCGAGGCGCCCTGTTCCCTAACAACAGCCCCGGCTCGTCCAGTCTTGCAGCTCCCCAGTCGGAGGAAGAGCTGCTCGCCCTGCGCCGTAGGGCCGCCCGCGCCATACGGGGCCTGCTCCCCACAAGTGTGGCCCGCGTGTACTTTGGCGGTCGGCTTTGGCGCTTGGGCGGGTtacttggctttggcgacAATTTCGGACGGTCGTCTGCCGCGGTCGACAGGGAAGATGACGAGAGGGTCGTGGATGAGCTGGCGGGTCTCCTCGACGTTGTTGGAGACGAGTACTGCAACAAACATCTCATGTATAGCGTGCTGGAGCTCGTTCTCGTGAGGCTGATGCCAGAGCTAAGCGAGAAGGGTGTCGTGGAACTATGGGAAGAAAGACTTGGCTAA